The following DNA comes from Rosa rugosa chromosome 5, drRosRugo1.1, whole genome shotgun sequence.
TTCTCACTCTCtttaaattttctctcaatgGCCTCCATatagtcagtagccaagtcaggTTTTTCTACACTACCTCTTACAGTGTCAGACATAGTGTTTCTAATGGTGTTCTTGGCCATTCTATTTGACCTATGCCAGGCTTTAAATGCCTTAACCTCCTCAGCTGAACTATCTTTAGTTAATGCCTTAGGTTCATCCTCATGAAAGACTAGGTCTATATTCTCATGCATCATCATATAACGCTCTACCGAATCTCCAGGCTCTAAAGTTTGTTCCAGTGagcatcaaaacattgttgagATTCATGTAAATACTTCCTAATAAGCaaagtcaaaaagaaaaattctgtaagtttcagtttcaaaactcaaaaaataCAAAGTTTAAATTTAGCAATATTTCTGCAGATTTATGTGTTAGTTCCAAAAGCAgttcaaaaacacataaaacaccaaaacaaaatatcaaCCATAATGGCAACAAGTACCACAAGATACTATGTCAATGAAAATACCCCAAATCTGAATTTCACATTAGGCAACACTTTTGTAGCAGTAGACATAATGTACTTAAGTTTCTGAATCTTCACCCCATAATTAGAGAACTCAAGTTATCCACAAAAGACAATCAACATCTTATGACAGTAGAAGAGTCTTTAAgtatcaaaatatgaattcaaaATCATGTGTGAAGCTGTTTGTCACCAAACTATGCTATATtaacacttctttggaagacacGAGTAAGCACAGTTTGAAAATAATTAACACAAGTTTCCAGGTCATTTTTATCTCAATGATTATATACAAATAACAACAGAAATTGCTTTGTGCAATATGCCTATTCTTACTTGCAACAACCTGTGACCTAAGTAAAGTTTAACAAAATTCAATTCAAGACATCAAAAACACTTGAAAAGAAACTTTACTCAATCTGCAATTTTCTCAATGAAAATATGATAATATTTATAGGGAGACAGCATGAACTTCTTAACTCAAACATTCATCAATTTATCATATAATCGTTGTTCAATCACAGATATACGTTAGCAAAATGTAAAATATTAAGCACAACCATCCATAAGCAATCACAGAGAAAGCACAAAATCGTTTCAATTCAACTCAATTCAATTCAGAAACACAAGCACACCAAAacttaaatttcatccggtcaccatctactctagcctaggtgcacgccgggaatgcttctagTGTTCTTGTAATTCAACAGAAAACGAATTAAAGCTTTGAATCGAAACATGGTTCTCGGAAGGCCTAACCTTTGCGATTGCAATTCTGCAACAATTTTAGCGGAAGCAATAATTCTCAATACTTGTATTCCCCAAGAACGATCTTTATccgattttaattttttttttcttggcctgttaaccaaaaccctaatttcccaaAACGTTTTGCAATTCAACATAACACAAAACTCTAGTTCAAAATACAATGAATTGATCTtcaaaaaatgatttatgaattgtgaaattttgctctgataccatttgttaacttaatgagcaaactaagatcgtttcacaaaatgcataaacacaaccaaatgatcaatacaatatgaactagaatacaacaagaggagatgcatcacctgcttcatgcacaacagccattccttcaaaagcagtagcagcaacacagctattcaacacaaataatccgagctccaaaacttcaagcaGCCACACGCAAGAAATCTTCTACTCAACTATGTGTTTAACTCCTCTTTATGGGGCAGGACTGAATGTTTTGTCACACAGTGAATAGGGACTTCaagcacctatatatacaagctagataggtcttcccataaaagaatccttgattctagccaatgagttatttctgaaagatgctataattatcatatcaactaattagatattaatatttatcaaaatggattcctaaccatatgagtgacataccaaagctcattaggtgtctaggtagataattcatatatttcccatttattgtaataagtttaatcagtttgttatttatttaatgtagataatattaggtccaaataatattttacatcCATTTCAATGGACCTATTGGTTGCAGATCTGATTTTCCCTTTGAGACATATTAAGGCTGGTCATTATACGTTCCCCACATGCCATTGGATTCAATTTTAATGCTGCCAGTGAGTATTGGCTGGTCTCCGGAGGTTTCATCATTGGTCTTGCCATCGACTGTGGCAGGTTGGAACTTGGAACGAGAGGCAAGGAGTTTTGTCGGGGTCACTCTAAGCCTTAGGGATTAGGCTTTCGGGCATCGATCTCATTATGGGTTGAGTGGGCACATACCCAACTCTATTATTGTTTGGAATTCGTAGGAAAGTTTCCTCGTGCAACACTGGTCTTCTTTGTTTCACAGATCTGAGGCTTAGGTTCGGGAAAGGGTTGCACTTTTCATGTTTGTTGGGAAAATAATTCCTCGTACAAGGAAAATAGAGGGAAAAATTCTTGTTGGGGTTCATTTTCCAATATTAATAGCACATGATTGAGATTAATTGTATTACTAATTTTGTGACTAAATTATCCATTTGtgaattataaatatcaattttgtttcatatatatTAACTTAATTGGTGTTACCaaattcatcttcatcttcagttttgactagggctgtcactcggtcggttcgaatcggttataggtattaccagcTTCAAAACCAAAACTTTCGGTTttaaaattgagctaccaattaccaaccaaaatttttgatttttaatcatatctaccaaattcggtatttcggttttcggtattaccaactttagagcAACTAATTATTTGTAAtaaaaattagaatgaacaaaactatgtttttcaattttatagtcatacactttgtattcatctactaattatagctttcttttgtatatattacATCAAGTTTTggccattttcaataaaactaggttatttaaccatctttgactaggttacttaaaatacatgtactattaatgtaatatatgtagtaatgttcatacaaTTATGAAagattttatgtttatttcttaatatacaagtatgtgtattgaaaaccatagtatataaagctaatatttagataatcggtagattcggtatttaccaaaactaaaccaactttttcggtaattttcgatttcggttttatcggtctcgattacaaaaaaatcagtttatcaaacttaaaacatcggttggtattcggtcggtttggtaattaccaaaccaagtggcagccctagttttgaccccaaaaaaaaaaaaaaatcatcttcaTTTTCCTTCCCATAGGAAATTAGGAATAGCTATGGAGTAACTTTCTCTTGAATCTCACTCTGCGAACTAAATGAGCATGGGCTTATGAATTGGAAAGCACTGTGTCCACGATATGAATTGAGGATGAAGGTCGTGACATATTTTGGGCTCTCCTCTGGGCCTCAGCATGGGCTTATGAATTGAAAAGCATCACTCCTTGTAATTTTTCAGTCAGATTATAAATCAATAAACTGATTATCATTATGACCAGTTTAGGTTAGACAGATTTCATTTGTCTATTAATTTGATCTAGTTTAATACCACTAAACAATTAcaaatttgttgaaaatctgCAGAAGTGATATACTCATGGTGACTTGAAAACTAAATGGTTGATTTGCCAAGATCTAATTGAAAAGCGAAACCCACGAGCAATCCTTTAAAACAAATGAAtgcaaaataaaaagaattttggaatgaatgcatgcaaaatttcaattttcttcATCTTGGAGAGGAGAAAGATTAGCtgctagcattttttttttttttagcaacaCCTTATGCCAGCATGGACCACGCTGCATGACTTGTTATGTTGCTTTGTGCTGGGTTCATGAAATTGAAACTTTCCAAATTTTCGATTTTGAAGTTCCTTTATTTCTGCTACATATATAAGAACAAGACCATAAAGTCGTCAATTAATACAAACTTGCATATACGAGGTCGAATCACCAAAATTACAACTTCTACAATTCATTGTAGTTAAAGAGGGTAGTAAGCCATCCATCTATCAATCAAGCTAGCAACTTCCTTTGGCTGGTACTCTGCGGCAAGGTGGCCTGCTCCCTGTACACATTCAACACAAAAAAAGGTTAAACTTATAACCTCTTATGATACGAATAAAACGATCCGGACCGGTTCTTCCATCACATCATCGATTAACTGAATGACTCAAATTATACTTGCCTTCACAGTAGCAAATACCAAGGTGAAAAAATCATTTATTAACTTCTTCGTGTATCTGCATCAAACAAAATTTTAGTTGCCATGAGAATTGATTTAAAGGAGCAAGAAGAAAAGGAGCAACTTTAGGTAATCTCGGATTTGGATTAGCAGAGAAATAAGAGAGAGCTTTGAAACACACCCTTTAGTTTGTCCATCAAGGGACCATGTCCTCCAGTACTCATCCACAGTCAAATTCAGTATATTTATCCATGCTTGTGTACCAATATGAGGAACAGACATGTCATGGTCACCACTGTACAAGGTAAAACATTGTGCTATTCAGTAATGCTTCTCATATCTGCTAGTATGTGCAAAATGACAATAAATGCGTCCCTGTGTGGAAAGGTGGATTTTTACCTGTATATCAAAGCACGTAGGTCAGCCCTTTTTGTGAGATTGAGATGATAACTGAGAGAACTGGTGACTTCATGAGTGTAACCCGTCAATGTGGTATTACATGGTTTCCATAACAATTTTGTGCCCTGATTAGAATCAGAAAAATGATTTATTAATTAGTGCATTACTTCATGCTTTTTTTCTTATTAATTGTGGGTGTACGATATAATGACTGATAAATTGCATATCAAACATACCATTCGGACACCAAGAGCATCTCGGACAGCTTTAGTGTTTGCCCAGATGTATAGGAGCATGTAATTATACTCCTACAAAATGAAAACCAATTAGGTGCTAATTGCAGAAGTTTACTGAACATAGAAGGGAAAAGTAACTGCATAAAACTTAATAATATTGGTATACAACACATACCCGACACCAAACTGCGGGACCGTTGGTTGGTGAACTCAGTAAACCTTTGGACAACTCTTTGAGATATCTTCGAGCTGTGCTTATCTTCTTTGATCTTGGCAATGAAGTACTACAGTCTGGTTCCAAGATATTGTTCTTATTTATATCCTTGATGAGCTGCAAATAGACATGTTTTCTCATTCTCAATGCCCATGATTCTAGTAACAAAAACTATTTAGACGATGAAGCAAATAGATGGGTTATTACCTGATCAATAACATCGATATCAGCAATGCATGCGGCATTGCTTGAATTTACATTCACGTATTCACCATTGCAACTTGTTTTAGCCGCCTTCAGTTAATGTATAGAGATTATGAAATATGACAAAAGAACCACCAGATCAAGAAACATGACTAAATCCGAGTAAAGGATACTAGTTAATTTCAATGGCAATTTACCTTATAAAGTTGATCAGATACAAGAGTCAGCCGGTGGGCATAAGGGATTACTGCATTACCATCAATAACTGAATCCGTTACTGGGTTCTGAAGCAGATATCCCTGATAACAGTACAAGTGCACAAGAATGAACAAGTATTCACAAAAACTGAAAGCTACAATGTGTTGAACAACTAGAGCAAGAAATAACCAGCTTGATTAGTTAGATTTACCTACCTTGATATTCATTAGAGGCACACTTCCATTTTCATTACCTGCAATATCATGAGGAAGTAGGATTAACCATAAGTTAATAACTTTAACAATGACAATGGCTTTTAACGTCAATGCTTCTCATTTTGGTGAGTAAAtatagagaaagaaagagaaaagactAGTTATAATTGGCTGAAACATGTAAATATACCATCTACAATCTTTTGTACAACCATCGGAACTATTAAGCCACTGAAGGATTCACCACTAATGTAGAGTAGATTTTCCACATATGTAGGGTGTGCCTCCAGCCACTGTGCAGCAACAAAATTTGTCAAATTCAGCCACTACATGTGACTTTCTGTTAAAAGATAAGTTTTAATACATATACCTTCTGGAGGAATTCATAGCCTTGTGCCGCATATTTATATTCATCCACATAGTAACCATCTTGGGTTGTTGAATAGGAGAATCCAGTACCAACTGGTGCATCCAAGAATATGATGTTGAGTCCCTGAGAAAAATTACAATCAGAACTTTCGAAAGggtatgtacacacacacacacgtttTTCAAACCAATACAAAA
Coding sequences within:
- the LOC133711047 gene encoding serine carboxypeptidase-like 13; translation: MLPKMNMFMGLRLLVTLLGLITSASASNITTKIVTTLPGYSGDLPFTLETGYIGVGDNEEVQLFYVFVESERNPAQDPLVLRFGAGPGCSGLHGFFFESGPLSFNSAHYNGSLPTLEDNPYSWTKGLNIIFLDAPVGTGFSYSTTQDGYYVDEYKYAAQGYEFLQKWLEAHPTYVENLLYISGESFSGLIVPMVVQKIVDGNENGSVPLMNIKGYLLQNPVTDSVIDGNAVIPYAHRLTLVSDQLYKAAKTSCNGEYVNVNSSNAACIADIDVIDQLIKDINKNNILEPDCSTSLPRSKKISTARRYLKELSKGLLSSPTNGPAVWCREYNYMLLYIWANTKAVRDALGVRMGTKLLWKPCNTTLTGYTHEVTSSLSYHLNLTKRADLRALIYSGDHDMSVPHIGTQAWINILNLTVDEYWRTWSLDGQTKGYTKKLINDFFTLVFATVKGAGHLAAEYQPKEVASLIDRWMAYYPL